A region of Gemmatimonadaceae bacterium DNA encodes the following proteins:
- a CDS encoding nucleotidyltransferase, with protein sequence MFEAILAALVAHQVRFVLIGGVAATIHGSARFTNDIDLCYDAAPDNIDRLVAILVEWQAYLRGVEPGLPFMLDARTFRTTPVLTLTTTMGAIDLLDRVPGVGAYAEALAASEEVEIGSTIFRALTLEALIASKQAVRRKKDLEQLVELEAILAMRRAAG encoded by the coding sequence GTGTTTGAGGCCATACTTGCAGCGCTCGTCGCACATCAGGTGCGCTTCGTACTCATTGGCGGCGTGGCGGCCACCATTCACGGCTCGGCGCGCTTCACCAACGATATCGACCTCTGCTACGACGCCGCGCCAGACAACATCGATCGTCTGGTAGCGATCTTGGTCGAGTGGCAGGCCTACCTGCGCGGCGTCGAACCAGGGCTGCCGTTCATGCTCGACGCGCGCACCTTTCGCACGACGCCCGTCCTGACGCTCACCACCACGATGGGGGCGATCGACCTGCTCGACCGCGTGCCGGGTGTCGGCGCCTACGCCGAGGCCCTGGCGGCGTCGGAGGAGGTCGAGATCGGATCGACGATCTTCCGCGCGTTGACGCTCGAGGCGCTGATTGCGTCGAAACAGGCGGTGCGGCGGAAGAAGGACCTCGAGCAGCTCGTTGAGCTCGAGGCCATTCTGGCGATGCGGCGGGCGGCAGGCTGA
- a CDS encoding type II toxin-antitoxin system prevent-host-death family antitoxin, whose translation MRTVGIRELKTHLSQVLREVQGGETVLVTDRGRVIAELRQPGLSAAPLSPVDQKLAELAAKGILRLAEKPKWDYEPSPVHVPPGTAAELLAEDRDDR comes from the coding sequence ATGCGCACCGTCGGCATCCGCGAACTCAAGACGCATCTCAGCCAGGTCCTCCGTGAGGTCCAGGGCGGCGAGACCGTCCTCGTCACCGATCGCGGTCGGGTAATCGCCGAGCTGCGGCAGCCGGGACTCTCGGCCGCTCCGCTCTCGCCCGTCGATCAGAAGCTCGCCGAGCTGGCCGCCAAGGGCATCCTACGGCTCGCTGAGAAGCCGAAGTGGGATTACGAGCCCAGCCCGGTTCACGTCCCACCGGGCACGGCGGCGGAGCTGTTGGCCGAAGATCGCGACGATCGCTGA
- the murB gene encoding UDP-N-acetylmuramate dehydrogenase translates to MTLPASLSALDVTRLHANAPLAPYTTFKIGGPADWLYEATSADDLAAAVSAAKAASLPWFVLGLGANILVGDKGVRGLVIRNRAAAHTLSGTGELWSESGAVVQDLVLETARAGWSGLEHYIGIPSTVGGALWQNLHFLSPAPERERTMFIAEAFTSCDILTEEGERKTVDADYIQFGYDDTVFHHRRDIVLSARFQLTKQDPAVLHRILQENLSWRGSRHPWLQVHPSAGSVFKKIEGIGAGRLIDQCGLKGYRVGDAQISHIHANILVNLGAATAADVRALIAHAQQCVREKFGYELETEIGMIGEF, encoded by the coding sequence ATGACTCTCCCTGCGTCACTCAGCGCTCTCGACGTCACGCGCCTCCACGCGAACGCGCCACTCGCCCCCTACACCACCTTCAAGATCGGGGGTCCCGCCGACTGGCTCTACGAGGCCACCAGCGCCGACGATCTCGCCGCCGCCGTCAGCGCCGCAAAGGCCGCGAGCCTGCCGTGGTTCGTGCTCGGCCTGGGCGCCAACATCCTCGTGGGCGACAAGGGCGTTCGCGGCCTCGTCATTCGCAATCGCGCCGCCGCACACACCCTGAGCGGCACCGGCGAACTGTGGAGCGAAAGCGGCGCCGTGGTGCAGGATCTCGTCCTCGAAACCGCGCGCGCCGGCTGGTCAGGGCTCGAGCATTACATCGGCATCCCGAGCACGGTAGGCGGCGCGCTCTGGCAGAACCTGCACTTTCTGTCGCCGGCGCCTGAACGCGAACGCACGATGTTCATCGCCGAAGCGTTCACCAGCTGCGACATCCTCACCGAAGAGGGTGAGCGGAAGACCGTTGACGCGGACTATATCCAGTTCGGTTACGACGACACGGTCTTTCATCACCGCCGCGACATCGTGTTGAGCGCGCGCTTTCAGCTCACGAAGCAGGACCCGGCGGTGCTGCATCGGATTCTGCAGGAGAATCTCTCCTGGCGCGGCTCCCGCCATCCGTGGCTGCAGGTGCATCCGAGCGCGGGCTCGGTCTTCAAGAAGATCGAAGGTATCGGCGCCGGTCGCCTCATCGACCAGTGCGGCCTCAAGGGCTATCGCGTGGGAGATGCCCAGATCTCGCATATCCACGCCAACATCCTCGTGAACCTCGGCGCCGCCACCGCGGCGGATGTGCGGGCGCTGATCGCGCATGCGCAGCAGTGTGTGCGGGAGAAGTTCGGGTATGAGTTGGAGACGGAGATTGGGATGATTGGGGAGTTCTGA
- a CDS encoding protein kinase: protein MSSVQDQLQRALGSAYRLERELGGGGMSHVYLAEEVALGRRVVIKVLPPDMAASVSVDRFRREIQLAAQLQHPGIVPLLTAGADGDLLWYVMPYVEGESLRTRLARGPLPIDEAVRLWRDLLEALEYAHGRGIVHRDIKPENIMLTGRRAVTLDFGVAKAVTASTGGGGMTMTGVGFAIGTPAYMAPEQAAGDGSVDARADLYAAGLVLYEMLAGRGPFEARSPAEMMAAHIATAPTDIRARRAGVSEALATTRMACLGKSPNERPAAASVVLADIDRGEARTRRADGTNPVNAVRARRSVLAGALAVAVVGAGAWWWRTRAADNERPSATSTEVLADSARLQVAILPVVSEPRDSIIAQSVVQAQINSLQLEPTILAQTPKRIRALAEDIGLVAATPDSLRQFYRDLGIHAYLQHTLVRSGDGLLLIAEGYSTRNDSALFRVEAPMNSSAEISSTSGSVVRDATAAIRRAVGKVSPPPVSGRLLGTSSEAAPLYLVSRRAWSDAEYAKSARLLREVLKADSNFAIAWSSLFSSNRNGQLSEHEASIASANAYRLRDRIPSRARRLFEECNHLRNAGLMDSALAVASRASKEFPDDGMIKSELGLAHTELRNLPLATEALRLNFDQTIASRMSTNVGPANYVAALLREGRVEEARKALRRTVAVLGESDGQTLVTRELFAAAELDPDSLLAVGSARLRRAGGDRDPLPGYAALAGGYLLAGRLDSALTVEALRRTAAQAGNQQLQRIVSLAPDVYWRASLRPAATNAAGDFTAALRTARWDTLPALDRAYGAVIQAYIATGDIAAARQSLAEWERTVPKVWVAAQRPLIDAAAGEIALAAGDGKTALKAFRAADVGRCISCGEVRIARAFDRLEQPDSVIAWYERALSKPTTRLREADLLEYPRAYRRLGELYEAKGDTKRAIQRYSDFVELWKNADPALQPLVKDVRDRIARLQRKSG from the coding sequence ATGTCGTCAGTGCAGGACCAATTGCAGCGCGCCCTGGGCTCCGCCTACCGCCTCGAGCGCGAGCTGGGTGGCGGCGGGATGAGCCATGTGTACCTGGCCGAGGAGGTCGCGCTCGGCCGGCGGGTGGTGATCAAGGTGCTCCCGCCGGATATGGCGGCGAGCGTCAGTGTCGATCGCTTCCGCCGCGAGATCCAGTTGGCCGCGCAGCTGCAGCACCCCGGCATCGTCCCGCTCCTCACCGCGGGCGCCGACGGGGACCTGCTCTGGTACGTCATGCCCTACGTGGAGGGCGAGTCGCTCCGAACGCGCCTGGCCCGCGGGCCGCTGCCGATTGATGAAGCGGTGCGGTTGTGGCGCGATTTGCTGGAAGCGCTCGAGTACGCGCATGGCCGCGGCATCGTGCATCGCGACATCAAGCCCGAGAACATCATGCTGACCGGGCGGCGGGCGGTGACGCTGGACTTCGGCGTGGCGAAAGCCGTCACGGCGAGCACCGGTGGCGGCGGCATGACGATGACCGGCGTGGGGTTCGCCATCGGCACGCCGGCATACATGGCCCCGGAACAGGCGGCGGGCGACGGCAGCGTGGATGCGCGCGCCGATCTCTACGCGGCCGGGCTCGTGCTGTACGAGATGCTGGCGGGACGTGGGCCATTCGAGGCGCGCTCGCCCGCGGAGATGATGGCCGCGCACATTGCGACGGCGCCGACGGACATTCGCGCGCGGCGCGCGGGGGTGAGCGAGGCGCTGGCGACGACGCGCATGGCGTGTCTCGGCAAGTCGCCGAACGAGCGACCGGCCGCGGCATCGGTGGTGTTGGCCGACATCGACCGCGGTGAGGCGCGCACCAGGAGAGCCGATGGAACGAATCCCGTCAATGCGGTGCGCGCACGACGGTCGGTGCTTGCGGGCGCGCTCGCCGTAGCCGTCGTGGGTGCTGGCGCCTGGTGGTGGCGCACGCGAGCAGCGGACAACGAACGTCCGTCGGCGACGAGCACCGAGGTGCTGGCGGACTCCGCGCGGTTACAGGTCGCCATTCTGCCCGTGGTGTCTGAACCTCGCGACAGCATCATCGCACAGTCGGTGGTGCAGGCCCAGATCAACAGTCTGCAGCTCGAGCCAACGATCCTGGCGCAAACGCCCAAACGCATTCGGGCTCTCGCCGAAGACATCGGATTGGTCGCCGCGACCCCCGATTCGCTCCGCCAGTTCTACCGCGATCTTGGCATTCACGCCTACCTCCAGCACACACTCGTACGATCCGGAGATGGGCTGTTGCTGATCGCGGAGGGATACAGCACGCGCAACGACAGCGCCCTCTTCCGTGTCGAAGCGCCCATGAACTCCTCCGCCGAGATCTCGAGTACTTCCGGCTCGGTGGTACGCGACGCGACGGCCGCCATTCGCCGTGCCGTTGGCAAGGTCTCGCCACCGCCGGTCAGTGGGCGGCTGCTCGGAACCAGCTCGGAGGCCGCCCCCCTGTATCTGGTTTCGCGACGCGCGTGGTCGGATGCTGAATACGCGAAGTCGGCGCGACTGCTTCGCGAGGTCCTGAAAGCCGATTCGAACTTTGCGATCGCGTGGTCCTCGTTGTTCTCCTCCAATCGAAACGGACAACTGAGCGAGCACGAGGCGAGTATAGCCTCCGCAAACGCGTATCGACTTCGCGATCGCATTCCCAGCCGTGCACGCCGCCTCTTCGAGGAGTGCAACCATCTGCGGAATGCAGGATTGATGGACAGCGCCCTCGCCGTCGCCAGTCGCGCCTCGAAGGAGTTTCCTGACGACGGGATGATCAAGAGTGAGCTTGGATTGGCACACACGGAGCTTCGCAACTTGCCATTGGCGACTGAGGCCCTCCGGCTCAATTTCGATCAAACGATCGCCAGTCGCATGTCGACGAACGTCGGGCCGGCCAACTACGTGGCGGCATTGCTTCGCGAGGGTCGAGTCGAGGAGGCTCGTAAGGCCCTACGCCGTACCGTCGCGGTGCTTGGCGAGAGCGACGGGCAGACACTCGTCACTCGCGAACTGTTCGCCGCCGCCGAACTCGATCCCGATTCACTACTTGCCGTGGGTTCCGCCCGCCTTCGCCGAGCCGGCGGTGATCGAGATCCGTTACCGGGATACGCCGCGCTTGCTGGTGGCTATCTGCTCGCGGGTCGACTCGACTCGGCGCTCACGGTTGAGGCGCTCCGGCGCACGGCAGCGCAGGCGGGTAATCAGCAGCTGCAGCGTATCGTCAGTCTGGCCCCTGACGTGTATTGGCGTGCCTCGCTTCGCCCGGCGGCGACGAATGCTGCCGGTGACTTCACGGCGGCACTTCGAACGGCACGCTGGGACACGTTGCCGGCGCTCGACCGGGCGTATGGCGCGGTCATCCAGGCCTATATCGCCACCGGTGACATCGCCGCAGCGCGGCAGTCGCTGGCAGAGTGGGAGCGGACGGTACCGAAGGTGTGGGTCGCGGCGCAGCGTCCGCTGATCGACGCCGCTGCCGGCGAGATCGCGCTTGCGGCCGGCGACGGCAAGACGGCGCTCAAGGCGTTTCGCGCGGCCGATGTCGGTCGATGCATCTCGTGCGGCGAAGTACGAATCGCCCGCGCCTTCGATCGGCTGGAACAGCCCGACTCCGTGATTGCGTGGTACGAGCGCGCCCTGTCCAAACCCACTACGCGATTGCGCGAAGCGGATTTGTTGGAGTACCCCCGCGCCTACCGCCGCCTCGGCGAACTGTACGAAGCCAAGGGCGACACGAAGCGCGCCATCCAGCGCTACTCCGACTTCGTGGAGCTGTGGAAGAACGCGGACCCCGCGCTCCAACCGCTCGTGAAGGATGTGCGCGACCGCATCGCGCGGCTGCAGCGGAAGTCGGGGTAA
- a CDS encoding insulinase family protein: protein MIASRRPRRGLSAHALRRLVVTVGLALLGPVVTPSPARAQSRAELQKVLKRAVLPNGMEVIVVENHGIPIATLEINVRNGAFTQPPEYAGLAHMYEHMFFKANKALPTADAFTDRAGELGAVFNGTTQEERVNYFLTLPADSIAGGLKFLADALISPLFLPDELAKEKEVVLGEYDRNEAQPGFNFQQKATELLYPGQFSRKNTIGDRTVLKNVTPEQMRTIQKKYYVPNNSALIVTGDVIPDSVFALANRVFGAWPRGEDPFKADPIPPIPPLTGNLANISEEPINGIAVLLQWQGPSVGKDPNATYAADVFSDVLNNPTSTFQKNLVDSGLWQGVVVNYYTLNQTGPISISGQTTPDKFRAAMAALEKEIARFTDPTYVTPVELENTKAQRAVSSAFGIEKASEIAHTIGFWWSVSNLDYFMGYTDQMAQQRITDLMRYTSTYIAGKPRVTNVLLSSQARRALGLSEKELLTPIKAGVKP from the coding sequence ATGATTGCTTCTCGCCGCCCGCGTCGCGGGCTTTCCGCGCACGCCCTCCGCCGCCTTGTGGTCACGGTCGGGCTCGCGCTCCTGGGACCGGTCGTCACGCCGTCCCCCGCCCGCGCCCAATCCCGCGCCGAGCTCCAAAAGGTCCTCAAGCGCGCCGTGCTCCCCAACGGCATGGAAGTGATCGTCGTGGAGAACCACGGCATCCCCATCGCCACGCTCGAGATCAATGTGCGCAACGGCGCGTTCACGCAGCCGCCGGAGTACGCGGGGCTCGCGCACATGTACGAGCACATGTTCTTCAAGGCGAACAAGGCGCTCCCCACGGCCGATGCGTTCACCGATCGCGCGGGCGAACTGGGCGCGGTGTTCAATGGCACCACGCAGGAAGAGCGCGTGAACTACTTCCTCACGCTGCCGGCCGACTCGATTGCGGGCGGGCTCAAGTTCCTCGCCGACGCGCTCATCAGTCCGCTCTTTCTGCCCGACGAACTCGCCAAGGAAAAGGAAGTCGTCCTCGGCGAGTATGACCGCAACGAAGCGCAGCCGGGCTTCAACTTTCAGCAGAAGGCCACCGAACTGCTCTACCCGGGGCAGTTCAGCCGGAAGAACACGATCGGCGATCGCACGGTGCTCAAGAACGTCACGCCCGAGCAGATGCGCACGATCCAGAAGAAGTACTACGTCCCCAACAACTCGGCGCTCATCGTCACCGGCGATGTGATCCCCGATTCGGTCTTTGCGCTCGCGAATCGCGTCTTCGGCGCGTGGCCCCGCGGCGAGGATCCGTTCAAGGCCGATCCGATTCCGCCCATTCCGCCGCTCACCGGCAATCTGGCGAACATCAGCGAAGAGCCGATCAACGGCATCGCCGTGCTGCTGCAGTGGCAAGGGCCGAGCGTGGGGAAGGATCCGAACGCGACCTACGCCGCCGACGTGTTCAGTGATGTGCTCAACAATCCCACCAGCACGTTCCAGAAGAACCTGGTGGATTCGGGGCTCTGGCAGGGTGTGGTGGTGAACTACTACACGCTCAATCAGACGGGCCCGATCTCGATCTCGGGGCAGACGACGCCCGACAAGTTCCGCGCAGCGATGGCGGCGCTCGAAAAGGAGATCGCGCGCTTCACCGACCCCACATACGTCACGCCGGTCGAGCTCGAGAACACCAAGGCCCAGCGCGCGGTGTCGAGTGCGTTTGGTATCGAAAAGGCCAGCGAAATCGCCCACACCATCGGCTTCTGGTGGAGCGTGTCGAATCTCGACTACTTCATGGGCTACACCGACCAGATGGCGCAGCAGCGCATCACGGACCTCATGCGGTACACGTCCACGTACATCGCCGGTAAGCCGCGCGTGACCAATGTGCTGCTCTCCTCGCAGGCGCGTCGCGCGCTGGGGCTGAGCGAAAAGGAACTGCTGACGCCGATCAAGGCGGGGGTGAAGCCGTGA
- a CDS encoding type II toxin-antitoxin system VapC family toxin → MILQRTTYLETSALLAWLFNEPVQADVVRQSVAEASRVITSALTLVECQRAVHRAVYQGRLTPVESLALQHYLSQLASSWIVFSLDDDVLERASGAFAGPPIRTLDAMHVATALEAARQFGAIELLSLDRRVREVAHLAGLPVTPASI, encoded by the coding sequence GTGATTCTGCAACGCACCACCTATCTCGAAACGAGTGCACTCCTTGCGTGGCTGTTCAATGAGCCCGTTCAGGCGGACGTGGTTCGTCAGTCCGTGGCCGAGGCCTCCCGCGTGATCACCTCGGCGCTGACACTCGTGGAGTGTCAACGCGCCGTTCACCGAGCGGTGTATCAGGGTCGTCTGACGCCGGTCGAGTCGCTCGCACTCCAGCACTATCTGAGTCAGCTTGCCAGTAGCTGGATCGTGTTTTCGCTCGATGACGACGTCCTCGAGCGTGCGTCCGGTGCGTTCGCTGGCCCGCCGATTCGTACGCTCGATGCGATGCACGTGGCGACGGCGCTCGAGGCCGCGCGGCAGTTTGGTGCCATCGAGCTGCTCTCACTCGATCGTCGTGTCCGCGAGGTCGCACACCTCGCCGGACTCCCTGTGACGCCTGCTTCCATTTGA
- a CDS encoding TonB-dependent receptor, translating to MSRRFRYLLVVLLACLGVAAPPVGAQQVDVIRGRITSTDNEPLENVAVIITSISGNVNRTTRTDRQGRFTVTFPNGDGDYMVTLNAVGYGQKRFEVKRAADEDVLLADAKLTKVGAVLDAMKVTAERQKVSRGEANQDISGTEKAIQTNNPALPPDQMNDLAAMAATLPGVQLVPGQDGGANGFSVLGLGADQNQTTLNGMLFGGAGLPRDASVFSSLATSPYDVSRGGFSGGQFQLRTRGGSNFSSRSLSFVGDAPQLQWTDRAAQAQGQKYTNGSLGGSVSGPLVFDKAFYALSYQLGRRSNDLQTLLNTSPVGLQATGVAVDSVTRLQSILNANRVPLSAGGVPSSRLGDQGSVLGAIDFAPPSSTSGTAYNLTVNGSWQKNNPAVPLTTSLPTTSASRTSVNAGVQARHSSYLTLRGVGVLTETNISANRAESHGDPLVDLPGGRVRVNSTFADGTNGVQLLSFGGNQFLGTSQTTTGVQAMNTLSWFSGNNKHRLKLGTEVRREGAAQDQTVNRLGTFTYNSLSDLQAGIPVSFTRTLSPRERSTSQVIGAISLGDSYRRTDRLQFQYGVRVDGNRFTDTPVRNTAIEQQFGVRNDLVPNGVFVSPRAGFSWQYGTAPQIGAFAGAFRGPRAVVRGGVGLFQNTPQSTLIGSAIDNTGLASAIQQLACVGAATPTPDWNAYTDPSRIPTRCADGTTGSVFSNSAPNVTLFAKDYIPSRSVRSNLSWSGPILRNRLNATFDATYSLNTNQASFVDRNFAGTTRFALDNEGNRPVFVLPTSIVPVTGGIAAADGRVSSQFQRVTEQRSDLASRSAQFSVRLSPMTFSSNFTWNASYTYGNVREQFRGFTSTVGDPNAIGWSRSSFDSRHQFTYGFTYNAFDFVRLSWFGQVRSGTPFTPSIAGDVNGDGYSNDRAFVFSPASANDATLASSMQSLLAGGSRVAKSCLTSQLGTLAARNSCQGPWQQTASLGVSFNPLKLRLPQRATLTFTVSNPLGTADLLVNGQDNLKGWGQTPFLDQSLLYVRGFDPITRRFKYEVNQRFGATNPQFQQFRTPVTITAQLRYDIGPTRERQLLTQSLDRGRRTEGVKMQEAIIKAQFGTGGVPNPLATILRDQDTLKLSADQADSLATMNRRFTVRLDSIWSPLAKAYAALPNDFSHDEIYVKYVRAREASIDILRGYAPAVKKLLTKAQLRQLPPFIATALDDRYLKSIRSGTAGSGGGFMGAGGMMMAGGMGAMTQVIMR from the coding sequence GTGTCGCGTCGCTTCCGATATCTCCTCGTTGTCCTGCTCGCCTGCCTGGGCGTCGCCGCCCCGCCGGTGGGTGCGCAGCAGGTCGACGTCATCCGTGGCCGCATCACCAGCACGGACAACGAACCCCTCGAGAATGTTGCCGTCATCATCACGAGCATCTCGGGGAACGTGAATCGCACCACCCGCACCGACCGGCAGGGGCGCTTCACCGTCACCTTCCCCAATGGGGATGGCGACTACATGGTCACCCTCAACGCGGTCGGCTACGGGCAGAAGCGCTTTGAAGTGAAGCGCGCCGCCGACGAAGACGTCCTGCTGGCCGATGCGAAGCTCACCAAGGTCGGCGCGGTCCTCGATGCCATGAAGGTCACCGCCGAGCGACAGAAGGTGTCGCGCGGTGAAGCGAACCAGGACATCAGCGGGACCGAAAAGGCCATTCAGACCAACAATCCCGCGTTGCCCCCCGATCAGATGAACGATCTGGCAGCGATGGCGGCGACGCTTCCCGGTGTGCAGCTCGTGCCGGGGCAGGATGGTGGCGCCAACGGCTTCTCGGTGCTCGGACTCGGCGCCGATCAGAACCAGACGACGCTCAACGGCATGCTCTTCGGCGGCGCCGGTCTGCCGCGTGATGCGAGCGTCTTCAGCTCACTGGCCACGAGCCCGTACGATGTGTCGCGCGGCGGATTCAGCGGCGGCCAGTTCCAGCTGCGCACGCGTGGCGGCTCCAACTTCTCGAGCCGCTCGCTCTCCTTTGTGGGCGACGCGCCGCAGCTGCAGTGGACCGATCGCGCGGCGCAGGCGCAGGGGCAGAAGTACACCAATGGCTCGCTCGGCGGCAGCGTGAGCGGTCCGCTGGTCTTCGACAAGGCGTTCTACGCCCTGTCGTATCAGCTCGGCCGTCGCAGCAACGATCTGCAGACGCTGCTCAACACCTCGCCCGTTGGGCTGCAGGCCACCGGCGTGGCGGTGGACTCGGTGACGCGCCTGCAGAGCATTCTGAACGCCAACCGGGTGCCGCTGAGCGCCGGCGGTGTGCCGTCGAGCCGACTGGGCGACCAGGGCTCGGTGCTGGGCGCAATCGACTTCGCGCCGCCGTCGAGCACGAGCGGTACGGCGTACAACCTCACCGTCAACGGCAGCTGGCAGAAGAACAATCCGGCGGTGCCGCTCACTACGTCGCTCCCCACCACATCGGCCTCACGCACAAGCGTGAACGCCGGCGTGCAGGCGCGTCACAGCAGCTATCTCACGCTGCGCGGTGTGGGCGTGCTCACCGAAACGAACATCAGCGCCAATCGCGCCGAGAGCCACGGCGACCCGCTGGTGGACCTCCCGGGCGGTCGGGTGCGCGTGAACTCGACCTTTGCCGATGGCACGAACGGCGTGCAGCTGCTGAGCTTTGGCGGCAATCAGTTCCTCGGCACGTCGCAGACCACCACCGGCGTGCAGGCGATGAACACGCTCTCGTGGTTCAGCGGCAACAACAAGCATCGCCTCAAGCTCGGCACCGAAGTGCGCCGTGAGGGTGCCGCGCAGGATCAGACGGTGAACCGCCTCGGCACCTTCACCTACAACTCGCTGAGCGATCTGCAGGCGGGCATTCCGGTGAGCTTCACGCGCACGCTGTCGCCGCGCGAGCGCAGCACGAGCCAGGTCATCGGCGCCATCTCGCTGGGCGACTCGTATCGCCGCACCGATCGTCTGCAGTTCCAGTACGGCGTGCGCGTGGACGGCAATCGCTTCACCGACACGCCGGTGCGCAACACCGCCATCGAGCAGCAGTTCGGCGTGCGTAATGATCTGGTGCCCAACGGCGTCTTTGTGAGCCCGCGCGCCGGTTTCTCCTGGCAGTATGGCACCGCTCCGCAGATCGGCGCCTTCGCTGGTGCCTTCCGCGGCCCGCGCGCCGTGGTGCGCGGTGGCGTCGGGCTCTTCCAGAATACGCCGCAGAGCACGCTCATCGGCTCGGCGATCGACAACACCGGCCTCGCGAGCGCCATTCAGCAGCTCGCCTGCGTGGGCGCTGCAACGCCCACGCCCGATTGGAACGCCTACACCGATCCGTCGCGCATTCCCACACGCTGCGCCGACGGCACCACGGGCAGTGTGTTCAGCAACAGCGCGCCCAACGTGACGCTCTTCGCCAAGGACTACATCCCCTCGCGCAGCGTCCGCTCGAATCTGAGCTGGAGCGGCCCGATCCTGCGCAACCGCCTGAACGCCACGTTCGACGCCACGTACTCGCTCAACACCAATCAGGCGAGCTTCGTGGACCGCAACTTTGCCGGCACGACGCGCTTTGCCCTCGACAACGAGGGCAACCGCCCGGTGTTCGTGCTCCCCACGAGCATCGTGCCGGTCACCGGCGGGATCGCGGCGGCCGACGGGCGCGTGTCGAGCCAGTTCCAGCGCGTCACCGAACAGCGCAGCGATCTGGCGTCGCGCAGCGCCCAGTTCAGCGTGCGCCTGTCGCCCATGACCTTCAGCTCGAACTTCACCTGGAACGCGAGCTACACGTATGGCAACGTGCGCGAACAGTTCCGCGGCTTCACGAGCACCGTGGGTGATCCGAACGCCATCGGCTGGTCGCGCTCGAGCTTTGATTCGCGCCATCAGTTCACGTACGGCTTCACCTACAATGCGTTCGACTTCGTACGCCTCAGCTGGTTCGGCCAGGTGCGCTCGGGCACGCCGTTCACCCCCAGCATCGCCGGCGACGTGAACGGCGACGGCTACAGCAACGACCGCGCGTTCGTCTTCAGTCCCGCCAGTGCCAACGACGCGACGCTCGCCAGCAGCATGCAGAGCCTGCTCGCCGGTGGCTCGCGCGTGGCCAAGTCGTGCCTCACCAGCCAGCTCGGCACACTGGCCGCGCGCAACAGCTGTCAGGGGCCGTGGCAGCAGACGGCGAGCCTGGGCGTGTCGTTCAACCCGCTCAAGCTGCGTTTACCGCAGCGCGCCACGCTCACCTTTACGGTCTCGAACCCGCTCGGCACCGCCGACCTGCTCGTCAACGGGCAGGACAACCTCAAGGGGTGGGGGCAGACGCCGTTCCTCGATCAGTCGCTGCTGTACGTGCGCGGGTTCGATCCGATCACCAGGCGCTTCAAGTACGAAGTGAACCAGCGCTTCGGCGCGACCAACCCGCAGTTCCAGCAGTTCCGCACGCCGGTCACCATTACGGCGCAGCTCCGCTACGACATCGGCCCCACGCGCGAACGGCAGCTGCTCACGCAGTCGCTCGATCGCGGCCGTCGCACCGAGGGCGTGAAGATGCAGGAGGCGATCATCAAGGCGCAGTTCGGCACCGGCGGCGTGCCGAATCCGCTGGCGACGATCCTGCGTGATCAGGACACGCTCAAGCTGAGCGCCGATCAGGCCGACAGCCTCGCCACGATGAACCGCCGCTTCACGGTGCGGCTCGACTCGATCTGGTCGCCGCTGGCCAAGGCGTACGCCGCACTCCCGAACGACTTCAGCCACGACGAGATCTACGTGAAGTATGTGCGGGCGCGTGAGGCGAGCATCGACATCCTGCGCGGGTATGCGCCGGCGGTGAAGAAGCTGCTCACGAAGGCGCAGCTCCGGCAGCTTCCCCCGTTCATCGCCACGGCACTCGACGATCGCTATCTCAAATCCATCCGCTCCGGTACCGCCGGCAGCGGCGGTGGCTTCATGGGTGCCGGTGGCATGATGATGGCCGGTGGCATGGGCGCCATGACGCAGGTGATCATGCGATGA